AAACATGCGCGCCGGATCGAGGACGACGAACGCCTCCTGCGCCTCGCGGACGGCGCCCGGAAGCGCGCTTGAGATCCGATCGGCGACGTCCTGCCCGCGTAGCGTCACGGTGGCGGGGTGCGGCACTAGATCCACTCCATGGCGCGCTTGCGCCAGGCGTAGACGTATCCGACGAGCAGGATCGCGATGAAGATCAGCGCCTCGACGAAGGCAAACAGACCGAGTTGTCGGTACGCGACGGCCCAGGGATAGAGGAACACCGCCTCAACGTCGAAGATCACGAAGAGCAGTCCGAGGACGTAGTAGCGGACGTTGTAGCGCACCTGCGCATCGCCGACCGGGACCATGCCGCATTCGTAGACCGACTCCTTGATAGGGTCCGGACGAGAGGGGCGGATCTTGAACACCCCCAGCGCGACCGAGGCGACGATGGGGATGAGCGGGAAGATGACGGCGAAAATGAGCAGGAATCCGGCTCGGCCAAATTGCTCGATCAATGCCGGGTCTCCGATGGATGAGATTGTGAATTTCTACGCTATCAGGCTGCGAATCTTATCACAGCCCCCATGCACGAACAACACGAGCCAGATTCGCCGTAAGGGTCGCGGCGCCGGGTGCCGCAGGAATTCCACCTAAGCGGCTCAGAAGCCTCAAGTCAGGGAAATCCCTGCCGATAGCTCCTGTAGCAGAAGGATTAAGTCCGCTTTGGAGGAGGTATCGCAATGACCCGTTACATCCCTGCCGCGCTCATCGCCCTCAACGTCGTCGCCACGATGGCGATCACCGTCGCTCCGTGGAGCTGGGGCAGTTAAGCCCTGACCCGCTTCGAGACCGGGGGAGCCCTCCGCGGATCGCGGGGGGTTTCTTGCGTGTCAGGGGCAGCCTGCATGTGCCGGCCGCCCACGTCGATATTCCTGCGAGGGAGTGACGGGTTGGACCCAAAGGTGAGCGACTACGTCTCGCGCAACCGAATGGCGCTCGGTGCATCCCTGGCGCTTTCGCTGATGCTGCTGCAGTTCGGCGTGATCAGCGCATCGCCCGGCGGCCTGGCGGTGCGCATCGTGCTGCCGGCGACGATCGCCCTGGCGCCGCTGGCGCTGTGGCCGCTGCGGCAACACCTGGGCGTGTGGGTGGTGTTCGTGGGGTTGACGGCCAACTTCGCGACGATCCTGGCGAATGGCGGCCTCATGCCGATCGAACGGTCGACCGTCGTCGAAGCGGTGGGCGCCGAACGGGCGGCGACGCACGCGTCCGGGCAGTGGATCGCAGGATCGAAGGACGTGCTCGTCGCCGACGCTGAGGGCCAACTGACGGCGCTCGGGGACAGCATCATCGTGCGGGTCGGCGGAAGCGGGTTCGCCGCGAGCCCGGGCGACATCGTCGTCTGGTGCGGGCTGGTCTTGCTGGCCGGCGAAGCTTCGTGGCGGTGGCAGCGTGGCTTGCGCGGCACACGCGAAGGGGCGCCCTCGCGCGTGCAAAGGGCGGAGGGGAGCGCGCCTACTCCTCAGTGACGCGCCACCCCGCCACCGATCAGAAGGCACGCGACAGCGAGGGCAAGAATCTGCCGCGCGACCTCTGCTCGGCGCATGCTATGCGCGTCCGTCTGACGAGATTCTCACCGTGCTTTATGGTGAGAGGCTGATTGCTGCGTAACCGCACGCTCAGCGGCACGATCGATCCCGCGATGACAAGCGTCTTCGCAGGCGGAGCCGTGACGGCGCCTACGTTCGATCCAGGGCACTGCGATTGACATCCGGTGCGCGAAGACGAGATTTTCTCGCGCGGATCAGCATGACAAGAGAAAGCCCGGCACAACGCCGGGCTTTCGATCGATGCCTTGTGGCCGGTAGCGGTCAGGCCGGTGCGATTTCCGCGACCTTCGCGCGGGCGGCGTCTTTGTCCTTGAACCAGAGCGCGTTGATCTCCGTGTACGGTTTCTGCGCGTCCGGGACGTCGTCCTCGGCGAAGATGGCGTTGACCGGGCAGGCCGGCTCGCAGGCGCCGCAGTCGATGCACTCGTCGGGGTCGATGTACAGGATCTGGTCCTCGTCACCGTCGTCGTGGATGCAGTCCACGGGGCAGACGTCCACGCACGAGCGATCCTTGGTGCCGATGCAGGGGTCGGTGATTGTGTAAGTCATGGGCGTTCGCTCCTGTGAATTCCTCCACGTACGGCGGCATTCTAGATACGACCGGGCCTTAAGTGAAGCAGGTTTAGGCAGGTATTACTTAGTTTATACGCCGATGCCACGTCGGCGCGAACCGTGAGCCACGATTCCGTCGTAGGCTCTTGCAGGGCGCCACGATGGCAGCAACGCGAAGGAGCAGCGGGGATGTTGAAGATCGGACGGGACGCACCGGAATTCGAGATGCAGGACGAGAGCGGGAAGACGGTGCGACTCGGCGACTTTCGCGGGAAGTCCGCGGTCGTATTGATGTTCTATCCCGCGGACGAGACGCCGGGGTGCACCAGGCAGATGTGCGCCGCGCGCGACGACTACGACACCTACCAGGCGGCGGGTGTCGCAGTATTCGGCGTCAATCCGGCGAACGCCGAGCGCCACCAGAAGTTCGTCGCGAAGCACGAACTGCGGACGCCGCTGCTCGTCGATGACGGCGCGAAGGTGTCGCGCGCGTACGACGCGTTGATGCCGATCCCGATTCTCTCGATCGTGAACCGCACGGTCGTCGGCATCGATCGCGACGGCAAGATCGCGTTCTACAAGCGCGGGATGCCCTCGACGAAGGAGATCATGGGCGCGATGACGTCGGACGCGCCGGCGTAAGCTCGTTGTATCGCCGTGCGCCAGCATCCGATCCGGGCGGGGTTACTCAAGCCGGTCGGTTCCACTTCGAGTCCGTGGCGCTTGCGCGTAGAAACAGCAAAGCCGATCCGACCCACAGCGCGACAAAGAATCCATTCACGTTCAAGATCTCGGACACGGAGCTACCAGGATCCTGGTGCATCCCGGCCATCAGTGCGATCGCGGCGACCAACGCCTGAGCGATCGCCGTCGCAAACAACACGCGTGCCATTCCATGCGGCTGGAAGCGCGCGATGAGGGCGCCGATGATTCCGACGGCGAGCACCCCTACATACATCAAGTTGCCGGGGTTGTCCTCGCTCCCGATGATGCCAACGGCAAGGTTTGCCCAGACCAGGACGAGCGCTGTCGCGAGCGCAACGCCGGCGGCGGCTCGGTACGTCATATCGCCCGCCTTCCTGGCAGCCAGCTCATACATGGAACCAGTGCCGACGATGAGGGCGCCGGCGACAGCGAAGTCGACCGGGCCCCAGACCACTTCATCGGTGATCAGCATCGCCAACAAGGGCAACAACAGTATGATCGCCGCGACGGTGACCCACTTTCCGATGATGTTCTGCGTAATGATGGCTGCCATGTGCTCTCTCATAATCCCCGCGGATGTTTCGACGAACATCCAGAGAGCGCAACCGAATACTCCACGTTCTTTCTCTGCGCGCTCTCGGAGAAGATCGTTGAAGGTCTGCTCCATTCCCTCGCCGAAGCGCGCATAGTACGGCTTCGAATGGAGGCGAAGCAGTTTTGCATACCAGTGCCGATATCGTCGTATTGAGTCGTTCACGTGCGACACGCAAACGTACTCGACGAGACCAGTTTTTGTTTGGCGACCGCCACGACTCGACGATATCGCTGCAATTCCGCCGCTAGCGCTTTTTGGCCGAGGCTTGTGGTGTTGTAGTAGACCCGCCGCTCGTCGTCCATTTCCGGGTCTATCTTTTTGTCGCTCTCGCGTATCAATCCGGCCTCGATCATGCGACCAATTGAGCCATAAAGTGTGCCCGGTCCCATGTTTACCCTTCCCTGCGAATCAACGTGGACCTGCTTCATGATCCCGTAACCGTGCCGCTCCTGCGTGGAGAGCGCGAGAAGGATATGAAGCACCGCTGGAGTGAGGGGCGCATTGGTTGTGTCTTTCTTAGACATGCCGCCAAAATATATCCGTAACGGATATATTGTCAAGCGGAAGTAAGAAGTAACAAGTGGGTATGACCTGCCCGCATGATCGCCGCACGCGCGATCTCTCCGGTGCGCTTCGCGGCGCGACGGAACTCCTACCCCGGGATCCACCCCGCGCGTTTCACCAGGAAGTACTCCAGCGAGTCGGCGAGTGCGAGCCACGACGCTTCGATGATGTCGGTGCTCGCGCCGACGGTCGTCCAGAAGTGCTCGCCATCCGTCGATTCGATCAGCACGCGCACCGCGGCGCTCGTCCCCGCCGCGCTGTCGATGATGCGCACCTTGAAGTCAACCAGCTTTACGGCGTAGATCGTCGGGAAGAACTCTACGAGCGCCTTGCGCACGGCAGCGTCGAGCGCGTTGACGGGGCCGTTGCCCTCGGCGGCCGTCTGGCGCAACTGCGTGTCGATGCGGACCTTCGCCATCGCCTCGGCCTGCATTTCGCGGCCGTGCTCCTGCGTCGCCGCGCTGCGCTCGACGATCCAGAAGTCGT
The sequence above is a segment of the Dehalococcoidia bacterium genome. Coding sequences within it:
- a CDS encoding NADH-quinone oxidoreductase subunit A, producing MEQFGRAGFLLIFAVIFPLIPIVASVALGVFKIRPSRPDPIKESVYECGMVPVGDAQVRYNVRYYVLGLLFVIFDVEAVFLYPWAVAYRQLGLFAFVEALIFIAILLVGYVYAWRKRAMEWI
- a CDS encoding DUF5317 family protein codes for the protein MDPKVSDYVSRNRMALGASLALSLMLLQFGVISASPGGLAVRIVLPATIALAPLALWPLRQHLGVWVVFVGLTANFATILANGGLMPIERSTVVEAVGAERAATHASGQWIAGSKDVLVADAEGQLTALGDSIIVRVGGSGFAASPGDIVVWCGLVLLAGEASWRWQRGLRGTREGAPSRVQRAEGSAPTPQ
- a CDS encoding ferredoxin family protein; its protein translation is MTYTITDPCIGTKDRSCVDVCPVDCIHDDGDEDQILYIDPDECIDCGACEPACPVNAIFAEDDVPDAQKPYTEINALWFKDKDAARAKVAEIAPA
- a CDS encoding peroxiredoxin; its protein translation is MKIGRDAPEFEMQDESGKTVRLGDFRGKSAVVLMFYPADETPGCTRQMCAARDDYDTYQAAGVAVFGVNPANAERHQKFVAKHELRTPLLVDDGAKVSRAYDALMPIPILSIVNRTVVGIDRDGKIAFYKRGMPSTKEIMGAMTSDAPA
- a CDS encoding helix-turn-helix transcriptional regulator — protein: MSKKDTTNAPLTPAVLHILLALSTQERHGYGIMKQVHVDSQGRVNMGPGTLYGSIGRMIEAGLIRESDKKIDPEMDDERRVYYNTTSLGQKALAAELQRYRRVVAVAKQKLVSSSTFACRT